One genomic region from Streptomyces sp. NBC_01304 encodes:
- a CDS encoding C40 family peptidase — translation MASHRKPRSRSGRIRTAQAVGMTTAALTSVALLAQSANAAPSKPKPSLEEVQKKVDDLYRQAGVATQKYNAAKERTDSQRGHVDDLLDQVAKRTDKLNDARRELGSIAAAQYRNGSTSATANMLLADDPQQLFDQRQLMSRMSKSQQSAVDEYKDLQAEATEKRGEATKSLASLTDAQDDLRTSKSDVQSKLTEARELLSKLTAEEKARLAAIEKKKEEEARKKAEELARKQAAAEEAAKRKAAEEAAKEKEEGQDSGSGSGSGSDSGSSDSSYAAKAEKVLSFARAQMGKPYVWGATGPDSYDCSGLTQDAWAAAGITLPRTTWDQVKVGTTVKVADAKPGDLVFFYDDISHVGIYIGDGQMIHAPKPGANVRTESIYYMPIHSVVRPA, via the coding sequence TTGGCGTCGCACCGCAAGCCGCGCAGTCGGTCCGGTCGAATACGTACAGCTCAGGCCGTCGGCATGACCACGGCCGCCCTGACCTCCGTGGCGCTCCTGGCGCAGAGCGCGAACGCCGCGCCCAGCAAGCCCAAGCCGTCCCTGGAAGAGGTCCAGAAGAAGGTCGACGACCTCTACCGGCAGGCCGGCGTCGCCACCCAGAAGTACAACGCGGCGAAGGAACGCACCGACAGCCAGCGCGGACACGTCGACGATCTGCTCGACCAGGTCGCCAAGCGCACCGACAAGCTGAACGACGCGCGCCGCGAGCTCGGTTCGATCGCCGCGGCCCAGTACCGCAACGGCTCCACCTCGGCCACGGCCAACATGCTGCTCGCCGACGATCCGCAGCAGCTGTTCGACCAGCGCCAGCTGATGAGCCGCATGAGCAAGAGCCAGCAGTCCGCGGTCGACGAGTACAAGGACCTGCAGGCCGAGGCGACCGAGAAGCGCGGCGAGGCGACCAAGAGCCTCGCGTCGCTCACCGACGCCCAGGACGACCTGCGGACGAGCAAGTCGGACGTCCAGTCGAAGCTGACCGAGGCGCGTGAGCTGCTTTCGAAGCTGACCGCCGAGGAGAAGGCGCGGCTCGCGGCGATCGAGAAGAAGAAGGAAGAAGAGGCCCGCAAGAAGGCCGAGGAGCTGGCGCGCAAGCAGGCCGCGGCGGAGGAGGCGGCCAAGCGGAAGGCCGCCGAGGAGGCCGCGAAGGAGAAGGAGGAGGGGCAGGACTCCGGCTCGGGATCCGGCTCCGGCAGCGACTCCGGCTCCTCGGACAGCAGTTACGCCGCGAAGGCCGAGAAGGTGCTCAGCTTCGCCCGGGCCCAGATGGGCAAGCCGTACGTCTGGGGTGCCACCGGCCCCGACTCGTACGACTGCTCGGGCCTGACCCAGGACGCCTGGGCCGCCGCCGGGATCACGCTGCCGCGCACCACCTGGGACCAGGTGAAGGTCGGCACGACCGTCAAGGTCGCGGACGCCAAGCCCGGCGACCTCGTCTTCTTCTACGACGACATCAGCCACGTCGGCATCT
- a CDS encoding AfsR/SARP family transcriptional regulator, with translation MEFRLLGAVSVATETGELPLGPAKRRSLLAALLLRPNHPVPVDQLTDALWEHEPPARARSVIQGHVSRLRALFAEADAEMFGVELVTQGTAYVLRMPESLLDAHRFEELVTLARSQRAPADAVAMYREALSLWQGPALTGAYPSPPLQAAAHALEELRLASVELLAADYGRLGEHARAAALLRAEAGAHPLRESLSAALMTALQRAGRRSEALDWFHRTRRLLADELGVDPGHELADAYAVALRGEELRGQAGQRTSADVAEPLSPTRAPAPAAPAQPQAQVSAPGLTEAQAQAQAQAQAQAPVPAPAQVAAPALGQVPAPGLAEAQALAQAQAPAQAQALAQAQDPASARVQASAHVADPASARGQVPAHVADPALAQAQGPDSARVEDPAQVPAPVLTEVQAPAQDAAPALTQAPAPPQLPAQALPEVQAPALAQAPAYPPAPHSPAPASASPTPPLPATVDLLPRMPRGFHGRAAELTALSRAAAGEAPVCLVTGPAGVGKTALVVHWAHRNRAAFPGGLLYADLRGFSDTGAPPRAEVLREFLLALGVPPRRIPESADGASALFRSLAADRQLLVVLDNAHGSEQVRELLPGGTDCVTVVTSRYRLRGLIASDAARPVPVDVLGPDDGTALLAAVLGKERVLAEAVAARRLAELCGGLPLALRVAAARLADQPDWSLGEMSAELSDASRRLSLLDVEDTGVRAALRLTVSRLPEAAAHHFAHLGRHPGTHVDRYTAAALAGTDPDAAEAALDRLAAAHLVIRTAPGRWTLHDLVRLYARGLDAEPDAVRRVLDHTVATALAAADAAEPGDEPCFDLPVDFQPPRAVREFTGREQAMAWYAAERDDLTLAAAAAHTAGLHGRTWRIVLGLWPQIVWRVRDGWTPLLQRALEAARADGDVRAEGRVLALLGWVLTEEGRIREALIHLEAAPALAARAGDPHGEATALVNLSLAQAALGDPEEAAEGCVQAAELARATGDRHIERLALHHLARHRLEAAQWQSALETATAALALDGSPDPSGASRVLLLTAAGEALLGMGEEAEGVRRLRGAADEAEASGYDEGAVRALGALLKVSADVGLRARYDTALVRLTSQS, from the coding sequence GTGGAGTTCCGGCTGCTCGGAGCGGTTTCCGTCGCCACCGAGACCGGCGAACTGCCACTCGGCCCCGCCAAGCGGCGCAGCCTGCTCGCCGCCCTGCTGCTGCGGCCCAACCATCCGGTGCCGGTGGACCAGTTGACCGACGCCCTGTGGGAGCACGAGCCGCCGGCTCGCGCCCGCAGCGTCATCCAGGGTCATGTGTCGCGGCTGCGGGCCCTGTTCGCGGAGGCGGACGCCGAGATGTTCGGGGTCGAACTGGTCACGCAGGGCACGGCGTACGTGCTGCGCATGCCGGAGAGCCTGCTCGACGCCCACCGCTTCGAGGAACTGGTGACGCTGGCCCGCAGCCAGCGCGCGCCGGCCGATGCCGTGGCGATGTACCGGGAGGCCCTCTCGCTGTGGCAGGGCCCGGCCCTGACCGGCGCCTACCCGAGCCCGCCGCTGCAGGCCGCCGCGCACGCGCTCGAGGAACTGCGGCTCGCCTCCGTGGAGTTGCTGGCCGCCGACTACGGGCGCCTCGGCGAGCACGCGCGCGCCGCTGCCTTGTTGCGTGCGGAGGCCGGGGCCCATCCGCTGCGCGAGTCGCTGTCCGCCGCGCTCATGACGGCCCTGCAGCGGGCGGGACGCCGCTCGGAGGCGCTCGACTGGTTCCACCGCACGCGGCGGCTGCTCGCCGACGAGCTGGGCGTGGATCCGGGGCACGAGCTGGCGGACGCGTACGCGGTGGCGTTGCGCGGGGAGGAGCTGCGCGGGCAGGCGGGGCAGAGGACGAGCGCCGACGTGGCGGAACCTTTGTCCCCGACTCGGGCCCCCGCTCCGGCCGCACCGGCCCAGCCGCAGGCCCAGGTCTCAGCTCCGGGGTTGACCGAGGCCCAGGCCCAGGCCCAGGCCCAGGCCCAGGCCCAGGCCCCGGTTCCGGCCCCGGCCCAGGTGGCGGCTCCCGCCCTGGGCCAGGTCCCAGCTCCGGGGTTGGCCGAGGCGCAGGCCCTGGCGCAGGCCCAGGCCCCGGCGCAGGCTCAGGCCCTGGCGCAGGCCCAGGATCCGGCCTCGGCTCGGGTCCAGGCTTCGGCCCATGTCGCAGATCCGGCCTCGGCTCGGGGTCAGGTCCCGGCCCATGTCGCAGATCCGGCCTTGGCGCAGGCGCAGGGTCCGGACTCGGCTCGGGTCGAGGATCCGGCCCAGGTCCCAGCTCCAGTGTTGACCGAAGTCCAGGCTCCCGCCCAGGACGCAGCTCCGGCACTGACGCAGGCCCCGGCCCCGCCCCAGCTCCCAGCTCAGGCCCTGCCCGAGGTCCAGGCTCCGGCCTTGGCGCAGGCCCCGGCCTACCCGCCCGCGCCCCACTCGCCCGCGCCCGCGTCCGCCTCGCCGACGCCCCCACTGCCCGCCACCGTCGACCTCCTGCCCCGCATGCCCCGTGGCTTCCACGGTCGCGCCGCCGAGCTCACCGCCCTGTCCCGCGCCGCCGCCGGCGAGGCCCCGGTGTGTCTGGTCACCGGCCCCGCCGGCGTGGGCAAGACGGCGCTCGTCGTGCACTGGGCGCACCGCAACCGCGCCGCGTTCCCCGGCGGACTGCTCTACGCGGACCTGCGCGGTTTCAGCGACACCGGCGCCCCGCCCCGCGCCGAGGTGCTCCGCGAGTTCCTGCTCGCCCTCGGGGTCCCGCCGCGCCGGATACCCGAGTCGGCCGACGGCGCCTCCGCGCTGTTCCGCTCCCTGGCCGCCGACCGCCAACTCCTCGTCGTACTCGACAACGCACACGGCTCCGAGCAGGTCAGGGAGCTGCTGCCGGGCGGCACCGATTGCGTCACCGTCGTCACCAGCCGCTACCGGCTGCGCGGCCTGATCGCCTCCGACGCCGCCCGGCCCGTGCCCGTCGACGTCCTCGGCCCCGACGACGGCACCGCCCTGCTCGCCGCGGTCCTCGGCAAGGAGCGCGTCCTCGCCGAGGCGGTCGCCGCCCGGCGTCTCGCCGAACTGTGCGGCGGTCTGCCGCTCGCCCTCCGGGTGGCCGCCGCGCGACTCGCGGACCAGCCGGACTGGTCGCTCGGCGAGATGAGCGCCGAACTCTCCGACGCCTCCCGCCGGTTGAGCCTCCTGGACGTGGAGGACACGGGCGTACGCGCCGCACTGCGCCTCACCGTGAGCCGCCTGCCCGAAGCCGCTGCGCACCACTTCGCCCACCTCGGCCGGCACCCCGGCACCCACGTCGACCGCTACACGGCCGCCGCCCTGGCCGGCACCGACCCGGACGCGGCCGAGGCCGCCCTGGACCGCCTCGCCGCCGCCCACCTGGTCATCCGCACCGCACCGGGGCGCTGGACCCTGCACGATCTCGTACGGCTGTACGCGCGCGGCCTCGACGCGGAACCCGACGCCGTCCGGCGCGTCCTCGACCACACGGTGGCCACCGCCCTGGCCGCGGCCGACGCCGCCGAACCCGGCGACGAGCCGTGCTTCGACCTGCCCGTGGACTTCCAACCACCGCGGGCGGTACGGGAGTTCACCGGCCGCGAGCAGGCCATGGCCTGGTACGCGGCCGAACGCGACGACCTCACCCTTGCGGCCGCCGCCGCGCACACCGCCGGGCTGCACGGCCGGACCTGGCGGATCGTCCTGGGCCTGTGGCCACAGATCGTGTGGCGGGTCCGCGACGGCTGGACCCCCTTGCTGCAGCGGGCACTTGAGGCGGCCCGGGCCGACGGCGACGTACGCGCCGAGGGCCGGGTCCTCGCCCTGCTCGGCTGGGTCCTGACCGAGGAGGGCCGCATCCGGGAGGCCCTGATCCACCTTGAGGCGGCCCCGGCGCTCGCCGCCCGCGCCGGCGATCCGCACGGCGAGGCCACCGCCCTGGTCAACCTCTCGCTCGCCCAGGCGGCCCTCGGCGACCCGGAAGAGGCCGCCGAAGGCTGCGTACAGGCGGCGGAACTGGCGCGCGCCACCGGCGACCGGCACATCGAGCGACTCGCCCTGCACCACCTCGCCCGGCACCGGCTGGAGGCCGCGCAGTGGCAGTCGGCCCTCGAAACGGCCACCGCCGCACTCGCCCTCGACGGCTCCCCGGACCCCTCGGGTGCGTCCCGGGTGCTGCTCCTCACGGCGGCCGGGGAGGCCCTGCTCGGGATGGGCGAGGAGGCCGAGGGCGTCCGGCGCCTGCGGGGCGCGGCGGACGAGGCGGAGGCGTCCGGCTACGACGAGGGCGCCGTGCGGGCGCTCGGCGCGCTGCTGAAGGTATCGGCGGACGTGGGGCTGCGAGCGCGCTACGACACGGCTCTCGTACGACTCACATCTCAGTCCTGA
- a CDS encoding DUF4232 domain-containing protein, which produces MRTTRIRTTALAAAATAVLALGLTACGGSDSDSGSGKGTNVDVGKSAGKTAGAEGSEKSGGDESTDAKSSSGQGTSGGGSGSGGSGADKASADSAVGEPCKGDELSISVLHRFPAEQGEHLLITAKNADSKPCWVTSYPSVMLGDTSKVLSLSSKDDSSGTTKVTITPGGEVYSAVALFVDGDKTNTSTELSIALRDQSGDTGPGHENGAVDSKGGESEFTWDGADVTNWNTEKPYDF; this is translated from the coding sequence ATGCGTACCACTCGAATCCGCACCACCGCCCTGGCCGCCGCCGCCACCGCAGTCCTGGCCCTGGGCCTGACCGCCTGCGGCGGCTCGGACAGCGACAGCGGCAGCGGCAAGGGCACCAACGTCGACGTCGGCAAGAGCGCCGGCAAGACCGCGGGTGCGGAGGGCTCGGAGAAGTCGGGCGGCGACGAGTCGACCGACGCCAAGTCGTCCTCCGGCCAGGGCACTTCCGGCGGTGGCTCCGGCTCCGGCGGCTCGGGCGCCGACAAGGCCTCCGCCGACTCCGCCGTCGGCGAGCCGTGCAAGGGCGACGAGCTGTCGATCTCCGTGCTGCACCGCTTCCCGGCCGAGCAGGGCGAGCACCTGCTGATCACGGCGAAGAACGCCGACTCCAAGCCCTGCTGGGTCACGTCGTACCCGTCGGTCATGCTCGGGGACACCTCGAAGGTCCTCAGCCTCTCGTCCAAGGACGACTCCAGCGGCACCACCAAGGTCACGATCACGCCCGGCGGCGAGGTCTACTCCGCGGTGGCCCTCTTCGTCGACGGCGACAAGACCAACACCTCGACCGAGCTCTCCATCGCCCTGCGCGACCAGAGCGGCGACACCGGCCCGGGCCACGAGAACGGGGCCGTCGACAGCAAGGGCGGGGAGTCGGAGTTCACCTGGGACGGCGCGGACGTGACGAACTGGAACACCGAGAAGCCGTACGACTTCTAG
- a CDS encoding ATP-dependent DNA helicase, whose amino-acid sequence MSSLFDDSFLADLQPSAETPPPPPEEHAPEEIPDDLFGGRFDAPVQRESHYRDGAPRPVVDPAALLDGLNENQRAAVVHSGAPLLIVAGAGSGKTRVLTHRIAYLLGERNVHPGSILAITFTNKAAGEMKERVSDLVGPRANAMWVMTFHSACVRILRRESKRLGFTSSFSIYDAADSKRLMALVCRDLDLDPKKFPPKSFSAKISNLKNELIDEEDFAGQAADGFEKTLAQAYAMYQSRLREANALDFDDLIMTTVHLLRAFPDVAEHYRRRFRHVMVDEYQDTNHAQYALVRELVGTGAPLADGAPAIEPAELCVVGDADQSIYAFRGATIRNILQFEENYPNATTILLEQNYRSTQTILSAANAVIERNESRRPKNLWTNAGAGAQITGYVADTEHDEAQFVAEEIDRLTDAGDAKAGDVAVFYRTNAQSRVFEEIFIRVGLPYKVVGGVRFYERKEVRDVLAYLRVLANPEDAVPLRRILNVPKRGIGDRAEAMIDALSQREKISFPQALKRVDEAYGMAARSTNAVRRFNVLMEELRTIVESGAGPATVLEAVLERTGYLAELQASTDPQDETRIENLQELAAVALEFEQENANAATAEGDGEAEGEAPAEAGTEAQAAADTEAPAEAEAPAEGGATPGTLAAFLERVALVADSDQIPDEEEDGSGVITLMTLHTAKGLEFPTVFLTGMEDGVFPHMRSLGQVKELEEERRLAYVGITRARERLYLTRSTMRSAWGQPSYNPPSRFLEEIPDQHLDWRRTGPVVPAPSSKGSRGSGSGVTSSLTSTLSSLSSSRSRGGPSGFATRRAGDKPVVSLAVGDRVTHDQFGLGTVVSVEGAGDKARATIDFGEPKPKVLLLRYAPVEKL is encoded by the coding sequence ATGAGCAGCCTCTTTGACGACAGCTTCCTGGCGGACCTCCAGCCCTCGGCCGAGACGCCCCCGCCGCCCCCCGAGGAGCACGCCCCGGAGGAGATCCCGGACGATCTCTTCGGGGGCCGGTTCGACGCGCCGGTGCAGCGGGAGTCCCACTACCGGGACGGCGCGCCCCGCCCCGTCGTGGACCCGGCGGCGCTGCTCGACGGGCTGAACGAGAACCAGCGGGCCGCCGTGGTGCACTCCGGCGCCCCCCTGCTCATCGTGGCCGGCGCAGGCTCCGGCAAGACCCGCGTGCTGACCCACCGCATCGCGTACCTGCTCGGCGAGCGGAACGTCCACCCGGGCTCGATCCTCGCGATCACCTTCACCAACAAGGCCGCGGGCGAGATGAAGGAGCGCGTCTCCGACCTCGTGGGCCCCCGGGCCAACGCGATGTGGGTGATGACCTTCCACAGCGCGTGCGTGCGCATCCTGCGCCGCGAGTCGAAGAGGCTCGGCTTCACCTCGTCCTTCTCGATCTACGATGCCGCCGATTCCAAGCGCCTGATGGCGCTGGTCTGCCGCGATCTGGACCTGGACCCGAAGAAGTTCCCGCCGAAGTCGTTCAGCGCCAAGATCTCGAACCTGAAGAACGAGCTGATCGACGAAGAGGACTTCGCAGGTCAAGCCGCTGACGGCTTCGAGAAGACCCTCGCCCAGGCGTACGCGATGTACCAGTCACGGCTGCGCGAGGCGAACGCGCTGGACTTCGACGACCTGATCATGACGACGGTCCACCTCCTTCGCGCCTTCCCGGACGTCGCAGAGCACTACCGCCGCCGCTTCCGGCACGTGATGGTCGACGAGTACCAGGACACCAACCACGCGCAGTACGCGCTGGTGCGCGAACTCGTCGGCACGGGCGCCCCGTTGGCCGACGGCGCCCCGGCGATCGAGCCCGCCGAGCTGTGCGTCGTGGGTGACGCCGACCAGTCGATCTACGCGTTCCGCGGCGCCACCATCCGCAACATCCTCCAGTTCGAGGAGAACTACCCGAACGCGACGACGATCCTCCTGGAGCAGAACTACCGCTCCACGCAGACGATCCTGAGTGCGGCCAACGCGGTCATCGAGCGCAACGAGAGCCGCCGCCCCAAGAACCTGTGGACCAACGCGGGCGCGGGCGCGCAGATCACCGGCTATGTCGCCGACACCGAGCACGACGAGGCGCAGTTCGTCGCCGAGGAGATCGACCGGCTCACCGACGCGGGCGACGCGAAGGCGGGCGACGTCGCGGTCTTCTACCGTACGAACGCACAGTCCCGAGTCTTCGAAGAGATCTTCATCCGGGTCGGCCTGCCCTACAAGGTCGTCGGCGGCGTCCGCTTCTACGAGCGCAAGGAAGTCCGGGACGTCCTCGCCTACCTGCGCGTCCTCGCCAACCCGGAGGACGCGGTGCCGCTGCGCCGCATCCTCAATGTCCCCAAGCGCGGCATCGGCGACCGCGCCGAGGCGATGATCGACGCCTTGTCGCAGCGCGAGAAGATCAGCTTCCCGCAGGCTCTGAAGCGCGTCGACGAGGCGTACGGCATGGCGGCCCGCTCCACGAACGCGGTGCGGCGGTTCAACGTACTGATGGAAGAACTGCGCACCATCGTCGAGTCGGGCGCCGGACCGGCCACGGTCCTGGAGGCCGTGCTCGAACGCACCGGATATCTGGCCGAGTTGCAGGCCTCCACCGACCCGCAGGACGAGACCCGCATCGAGAACCTGCAGGAACTCGCCGCCGTGGCGCTGGAGTTCGAGCAGGAGAACGCGAACGCGGCGACTGCTGAAGGGGACGGCGAAGCCGAGGGCGAAGCTCCGGCTGAAGCGGGGACTGAAGCTCAGGCTGCGGCCGACACCGAAGCTCCGGCCGAAGCGGAAGCTCCGGCCGAGGGCGGCGCGACGCCCGGCACCCTCGCCGCCTTCCTGGAGCGGGTCGCCCTGGTCGCCGACTCCGACCAGATCCCGGACGAGGAGGAGGACGGCTCGGGCGTCATCACCCTCATGACGCTGCACACCGCCAAGGGCCTCGAATTCCCCACCGTCTTCCTGACCGGCATGGAGGACGGAGTCTTCCCGCACATGCGATCGCTCGGCCAGGTCAAGGAGTTGGAGGAGGAGCGCCGCCTCGCGTACGTCGGCATCACCCGCGCCCGCGAGCGCCTCTACCTCACGCGCTCGACGATGCGCAGCGCCTGGGGCCAGCCCTCGTACAACCCGCCGTCCCGCTTCCTGGAGGAGATCCCGGACCAGCACCTGGACTGGAGGCGCACGGGCCCCGTGGTCCCGGCGCCGTCGTCCAAGGGATCCAGGGGCTCCGGCAGCGGTGTCACCTCGTCGCTGACGTCGACGCTGTCCTCGCTCTCCTCGTCCCGCTCGCGCGGCGGCCCCTCGGGCTTCGCGACCCGACGGGCGGGCGACAAGCCGGTGGTCTCGCTGGCGGTGGGGGACCGGGTCACGCACGACCAGTTCGGCCTGGGCACGGTCGTCTCGGTGGAGGGCGCGGGCGACAAGGCCCGGGCGACCATCGACTTCGGCGAGCCCAAGCCGAAGGTGCTGCTGCTCAGGTACGCGCCGGTGGAGAAGCTGTAG
- a CDS encoding esterase/lipase family protein, translating into MQVAKALTLLFPPCLRRPGKFLPTPHLPLSLALLKATALELAVLAGHLLLYPSGIAPDRPTDPAEPSRLPAKNPAAARPVVLLHGFIDNRSVFVLLRRSLIKDGRRHVVSLNYSPLTCDIRAAARLLAGHVEEVCARTGHHEVDVVGHSLGGLIARYYVQRLGGDVRVRTLVTLGTPHGGTRVAAVMSAHPIVRQMRPDSDVVAELTAPALDCRTRFVSFWSDLDTLMDPLESACIDHPDLLAQNVRVTGIGHLALPVHPAVAAGIRQAIDSDEAPAHTAGSTSVA; encoded by the coding sequence ATGCAGGTCGCGAAGGCCCTGACCCTTCTCTTTCCGCCCTGCCTGCGCCGACCAGGCAAGTTCCTCCCCACGCCACATCTGCCACTCTCGCTCGCCCTCCTGAAGGCGACCGCCCTGGAGCTGGCCGTCCTCGCGGGACACCTCCTCCTCTACCCCTCGGGCATCGCCCCGGACCGGCCCACGGACCCGGCCGAGCCGTCCCGGCTCCCGGCCAAGAACCCGGCAGCCGCCAGGCCGGTCGTGCTGCTGCACGGCTTCATCGACAACCGCTCGGTCTTCGTCCTGCTCCGCCGCTCCCTCATCAAGGACGGCAGGCGGCATGTCGTGTCCCTCAACTACTCGCCGCTGACCTGCGACATCCGGGCGGCCGCCCGGCTGCTCGCCGGACATGTCGAGGAGGTCTGCGCGCGCACCGGACACCACGAGGTGGATGTCGTCGGGCACAGCCTCGGCGGACTGATCGCCCGCTATTACGTGCAACGGCTCGGTGGCGACGTACGCGTACGCACCCTCGTCACCCTCGGCACGCCGCACGGCGGCACCCGCGTGGCCGCCGTGATGAGCGCGCACCCGATCGTCCGGCAGATGCGCCCCGACTCGGACGTCGTCGCCGAACTCACCGCGCCGGCCCTCGACTGCCGTACCCGCTTCGTCAGCTTCTGGAGCGACCTCGACACGCTGATGGACCCCCTGGAGTCCGCCTGTATCGACCACCCCGACCTGCTCGCGCAGAACGTCCGGGTGACCGGCATCGGTCATCTCGCCCTGCCGGTGCACCCCGCCGTCGCGGCCGGGATCCGCCAGGCCATCGACTCCGACGAGGCACCGGCACACACGGCGGGCTCGACCTCCGTCGCCTGA
- a CDS encoding peptidoglycan DD-metalloendopeptidase family protein, whose amino-acid sequence MNDQHGYAAGYDGYTTGAFDTTSFAADPLFGELPGASYDGAQTGSYATTQTAAYDVAAQSAGTGQWDSAQWSTAPADPYAAQHAASYETGSYDTTAMWATTGYQQLADIPAQSGPGTGEQWDATGQWQAQTQAYDSGAFGTGGYGTTAYDTGAYDATAWNSGDTTTTYDGYEAAPTTTFESPFAQEQAFQPEQPFQPEQAFAQEHSFPQEPAAEDAYGQQPLPEHEFSPSEFAGQAEPDEAYGQDDYRHDGDDDGSGPADEPAAAFTPSAHTPRAGGGRGRRKAPAKRSALLTVAVPSVCALGVAGVAAASVGLGSDQGETKTQSAPDPASVKPAAANSKLDTQLANLSADADDFADRASRTQERIDLKERQAAEKKRKAEEAARKEAMRPKFALPVKQQGLSAYYGQAGINWMSVHTGIDFPVSYGTSVLAATDGTVRTQWNSAYGNMAIVTAADGTETWYCHLSSTKIRSGSVKAGDEIAFSGNSGNSTGPHLHFEVRPGGGSAIDPLSWLRSHGLDPT is encoded by the coding sequence GTGAACGACCAGCACGGCTATGCCGCCGGTTACGACGGCTACACCACCGGTGCCTTCGACACCACCTCTTTCGCTGCCGACCCGTTGTTCGGCGAGCTGCCGGGTGCGTCGTACGACGGCGCCCAGACCGGCTCGTACGCCACCACGCAGACCGCCGCCTACGACGTCGCCGCGCAGTCCGCGGGAACCGGCCAGTGGGACAGTGCCCAGTGGTCCACCGCGCCCGCCGACCCGTACGCGGCACAGCACGCCGCCTCGTACGAGACCGGCAGCTACGACACGACCGCCATGTGGGCGACCACCGGTTACCAGCAACTCGCGGACATCCCCGCCCAGTCCGGCCCGGGCACCGGCGAGCAGTGGGACGCCACCGGGCAGTGGCAGGCACAGACGCAGGCGTACGACAGCGGCGCGTTCGGCACCGGTGGCTACGGCACGACCGCCTATGACACGGGCGCGTACGACGCCACCGCGTGGAACTCGGGCGACACCACGACGACGTACGACGGCTACGAGGCCGCGCCGACCACGACCTTCGAGTCGCCCTTCGCGCAGGAGCAGGCGTTCCAGCCCGAGCAGCCCTTCCAGCCCGAGCAGGCCTTCGCGCAGGAGCACTCCTTCCCGCAGGAGCCGGCCGCCGAGGACGCGTACGGCCAACAGCCTTTGCCGGAGCACGAGTTCAGCCCCAGCGAGTTCGCTGGGCAGGCCGAGCCGGACGAGGCCTACGGCCAGGACGACTACCGCCATGACGGCGACGACGACGGCAGCGGCCCGGCCGACGAGCCCGCCGCGGCCTTCACCCCCTCGGCCCACACGCCCCGCGCGGGCGGCGGGCGGGGCCGGCGGAAGGCGCCCGCCAAGCGGTCCGCGCTGCTCACCGTCGCCGTGCCTTCGGTGTGCGCGCTCGGTGTCGCCGGTGTGGCCGCCGCCTCGGTGGGCCTCGGCAGCGACCAGGGCGAGACCAAGACGCAGTCCGCGCCCGACCCGGCGTCGGTCAAGCCGGCCGCGGCCAACAGCAAGCTGGACACCCAGCTGGCCAACCTCTCAGCGGACGCCGACGACTTCGCGGACCGGGCGAGCCGCACCCAGGAGCGGATCGACCTCAAGGAACGCCAGGCCGCCGAGAAGAAGCGCAAGGCCGAGGAGGCCGCGCGCAAGGAAGCGATGCGGCCCAAGTTCGCGCTCCCGGTGAAGCAGCAGGGGCTGAGCGCCTACTACGGGCAGGCCGGCATCAACTGGATGTCCGTGCACACGGGCATCGACTTCCCCGTCTCGTACGGCACTTCGGTGCTCGCCGCGACGGACGGCACCGTGCGTACGCAGTGGAACAGCGCCTACGGCAACATGGCCATAGTGACCGCCGCCGACGGCACGGAGACCTGGTACTGCCACCTCTCCAGCACGAAGATCCGCAGCGGGTCGGTGAAGGCCGGCGACGAGATCGCGTTCTCCGGGAACTCCGGCAACTCCACCGGGCCGCATCTGCACTTCGAGGTCCGCCCGGGCGGCGGCTCGGCGATCGACCCCCTGTCGTGGCTGCGCAGCCACGGGCTCGACCCGACGTAA